A genomic stretch from Bacillus sp. N1-1 includes:
- the thiD gene encoding bifunctional hydroxymethylpyrimidine kinase/phosphomethylpyrimidine kinase — translation MYKALTIAGSDSGGGAGIQADLKTFQERNVFGMSAITALTAQNTLGVHHVFPQTVEAVQSQLDAVLSDIGADAVKTGMLFSSEIILAVSKKIKEYKVPNLVIDPVMIAKGGASLLQKDAILAMKEHLFPLGAVITPNLPEAASLLNCGPITSIKEMEEAAKSLHESGADAVLVKGGHMTGEASIDVLYVNECFYHYESKRIETKHTHGTGCTFSACIAAELARGRPIPEAVAIAKEYITAAITHGLPIGKGIGPTNHAAYRQTQTSIMKS, via the coding sequence ATGTATAAAGCACTGACAATTGCTGGTTCAGATAGTGGTGGCGGAGCTGGGATTCAAGCTGATTTAAAAACGTTTCAAGAGCGCAACGTGTTTGGGATGAGTGCGATAACAGCACTTACGGCTCAGAACACGCTTGGGGTCCATCATGTATTTCCGCAAACGGTCGAAGCGGTGCAATCACAGCTAGATGCAGTCCTTTCAGATATTGGCGCGGACGCAGTTAAAACCGGAATGCTTTTTTCAAGTGAGATCATTCTTGCGGTTTCGAAAAAGATAAAGGAATATAAAGTCCCAAATCTTGTTATTGATCCAGTAATGATTGCAAAAGGTGGGGCTTCCCTATTACAAAAAGATGCTATTCTTGCGATGAAAGAGCACCTTTTCCCGCTTGGTGCTGTTATTACGCCGAATCTTCCTGAAGCAGCCTCACTGTTAAACTGTGGACCCATTACTTCAATAAAGGAAATGGAAGAAGCGGCAAAGTCCCTACACGAAAGTGGTGCAGATGCTGTTCTTGTGAAAGGTGGGCATATGACGGGGGAAGCTTCTATAGACGTTTTGTATGTAAATGAATGCTTTTATCATTATGAATCAAAGCGTATTGAAACAAAACATACACACGGTACTGGTTGCACGTTTTCAGCATGTATCGCAGCTGAACTTGCTAGGGGCAGGCCGATCCCTGAGGCTGTAGCTATTGCAAAAGAATATATTACGGCTGCTATTACACACGGCCTCCCAATAGGAAAAGGAATTGGGCCTACAAACCATGCTGCTTATCGTCAAACACAAACTTCTATCATGAAATCTTAG
- a CDS encoding ATP-binding cassette domain-containing protein, whose product MKQFDFKKGSSMNKLIEVENVSNERVTDVQFSLMEGSLTTIIGPSGAGKSSLLLLLNRLEDPDEGEIHFKGKRISDFPISELRRNIGMVFQQAHLFDGTVEDNLKFGPSLQKKWEPNDGVKLLEKVQLPEDFLTKEVENLSGGEQQRVAFARTLANNPEVLLLDEVTSALDMRTVDLMEELLHKLVNEEGKTILMITHDLKQAERLGSYTLFMNEGKVEEQGKTTELFHQPKSATLKHFLEG is encoded by the coding sequence ATGAAGCAATTCGATTTCAAGAAAGGAAGTTCAATGAATAAACTAATCGAAGTAGAAAATGTATCAAATGAACGTGTAACGGATGTTCAATTTTCATTAATGGAAGGCAGTTTAACGACAATCATCGGACCCTCAGGTGCAGGTAAGAGTAGTTTATTGCTTTTGCTAAATAGACTAGAAGATCCAGATGAGGGTGAAATCCACTTTAAAGGGAAAAGAATTAGTGATTTTCCTATATCGGAGCTGCGTCGAAACATTGGTATGGTGTTTCAACAGGCTCATTTATTTGATGGAACGGTAGAAGATAATTTAAAGTTTGGTCCTTCCCTTCAAAAAAAATGGGAGCCCAATGATGGTGTTAAGTTATTGGAAAAAGTACAGTTACCTGAAGACTTTTTAACGAAAGAAGTAGAAAATTTATCTGGTGGTGAACAGCAGCGAGTGGCATTTGCAAGAACGCTTGCTAATAATCCTGAGGTATTGTTATTAGACGAAGTGACCAGTGCACTTGATATGCGGACAGTGGATTTGATGGAAGAATTGTTACATAAGCTCGTGAATGAAGAAGGGAAGACGATTTTAATGATTACACATGATCTTAAGCAAGCAGAAAGACTTGGTAGCTATACCCTTTTTATGAATGAAGGGAAGGTTGAAGAGCAAGGAAAAACAACCGAATTGTTTCATCAACCAAAATCCGCTACTTTAAAGCACTTTCTTGAAGGGTAA
- a CDS encoding MTH1187 family thiamine-binding protein produces MAIVDVTVIPIGTETPSVSKYVADVQEVLESFSDRITYRLTPMSTLIEGDISDLLDVVKAIHEAPFQAGIERVATNLRIDDRRDKKVKMEDKLESVKRHLK; encoded by the coding sequence ATGGCAATTGTAGATGTTACAGTGATTCCAATTGGAACGGAAACACCAAGTGTTAGTAAGTATGTAGCGGATGTACAGGAGGTTCTTGAATCGTTTTCTGATCGGATTACATATCGTTTAACACCTATGAGTACTCTTATTGAAGGGGATATTTCTGATCTCCTAGATGTTGTTAAAGCGATTCATGAAGCGCCTTTTCAGGCAGGTATTGAGCGTGTAGCCACCAATCTACGTATAGATGATCGCCGCGATAAAAAGGTGAAAATGGAGGACAAACTCGAATCAGTTAAAAGACATTTAAAATAA
- a CDS encoding MBL fold metallo-hydrolase, translating to MEWKQMAVGPVQANAGIIWNENKEALLIDPGAEGGRIKRKIEKLELKPLAILLTHAHFDHIGAVDLLRDTYKAPVYLHAYESNWLSDPSLNGSKLFPVVDNISGNPADHLIEGEGDMTIGSFNFTVLETPGHSPGSVSFYFQEANIVFSGDALFAGSIGRTDLPGGNQRQLLKSIHNRLLVLPEHTVVASGHGPATTIETEMTENPFLNGFSL from the coding sequence ATGGAATGGAAACAAATGGCTGTTGGTCCTGTACAAGCAAATGCAGGAATCATATGGAATGAAAATAAAGAAGCTCTTCTTATAGATCCAGGAGCTGAGGGAGGACGAATCAAGAGAAAGATCGAAAAGCTAGAGCTAAAACCATTGGCTATTCTTTTAACTCATGCTCATTTTGACCATATCGGTGCCGTTGATTTACTAAGGGATACTTATAAAGCTCCGGTATATTTGCATGCGTATGAATCAAATTGGCTTTCAGATCCTTCTTTAAATGGGTCAAAACTTTTTCCCGTTGTTGATAACATTTCAGGTAATCCTGCTGACCATCTCATTGAGGGAGAAGGAGATATGACAATCGGTTCATTTAATTTTACAGTTCTAGAGACACCAGGCCACTCGCCAGGAAGCGTATCGTTTTACTTCCAAGAAGCGAATATCGTCTTTTCCGGTGACGCTCTCTTTGCTGGAAGTATAGGAAGAACAGATCTTCCAGGAGGGAATCAAAGACAATTGCTTAAGAGCATACATAATCGCCTACTTGTGCTACCAGAACATACCGTCGTAGCATCTGGACATGGCCCTGCTACAACAATTGAAACTGAGATGACTGAAAACCCATTCCTAAATGGATTTTCTTTATAG
- a CDS encoding DUF2759 domain-containing protein yields MGLAIIFAIVTLFCVWGVFRSLREKNFMGLAFAGLTVLVFGAFTVATMIDILFGSGGGGGH; encoded by the coding sequence ATGGGATTAGCAATTATTTTTGCAATCGTTACTTTATTTTGCGTATGGGGTGTTTTTCGTTCCCTTCGTGAAAAGAACTTTATGGGCCTTGCCTTTGCAGGATTAACAGTGCTTGTATTCGGCGCCTTTACTGTTGCTACAATGATCGATATTCTTTTCGGATCTGGTGGCGGCGGAGGCCACTAA
- the fetB gene encoding iron export ABC transporter permease subunit FetB, with protein sequence MTNISNLSLLTMILFVMIPVSLSYLFSLGIGKSAIWSSIRGVVQLFFIGYVLTFLFSMPDWQGVGLWVAVMLVIASLQASKRGKGIPYAFLLSLSSLILIEVFVLSLWIVFDIIPFRSEQVIPMSGMIIGNSMVATGLAFERMKNEFHDSKGEILAALSLGANASQASQMIIRKTIRAAMIPNVDGLKTIGLVQLPGMMTGLILGGASPIEAIRYQIVISISIFSSVSICAMIISLVTYRFFFNRKMQLLEEKGGKK encoded by the coding sequence ATGACGAACATATCGAACCTTTCGTTGCTTACAATGATTCTATTTGTCATGATTCCTGTTTCGCTTTCTTATTTGTTTTCGCTCGGGATCGGCAAATCAGCTATATGGTCTTCTATCCGCGGGGTCGTTCAATTGTTTTTTATAGGCTATGTTCTCACATTTCTGTTTTCAATGCCAGATTGGCAGGGGGTAGGATTGTGGGTAGCTGTAATGCTAGTCATTGCTTCTCTTCAAGCATCAAAGAGAGGAAAAGGTATTCCGTATGCTTTTCTCCTGTCGCTCTCTTCGCTTATTCTTATTGAAGTGTTTGTTTTGTCGTTATGGATCGTATTTGATATTATTCCCTTTCGATCTGAACAGGTTATTCCGATGAGTGGAATGATTATTGGTAATAGTATGGTGGCAACTGGTCTTGCATTTGAGAGAATGAAGAACGAATTTCACGATAGTAAAGGGGAAATTCTTGCAGCATTATCGCTTGGAGCAAATGCTTCACAGGCCTCCCAAATGATTATTAGAAAAACGATTCGCGCTGCGATGATTCCAAATGTCGATGGATTAAAGACGATTGGCCTTGTGCAATTGCCAGGGATGATGACAGGATTAATTCTTGGTGGGGCTTCACCAATTGAAGCCATTCGCTATCAGATCGTCATTTCGATTAGTATCTTTTCATCTGTGTCCATTTGTGCGATGATTATTTCATTAGTAACGTATCGTTTTTTCTTTAATCGAAAAATGCAGTTACTTGAAGAAAAAGGAGGAAAAAAATAA